One Bradyrhizobium sp. ISRA464 genomic window carries:
- a CDS encoding glycine--tRNA ligase subunit alpha, which produces MDALPDHMRPERSFQGFILALQRFWAEQGCVILQPYDMEMGAGTFHPATTLRALGPKPWNAAYVQPSRRPKDGRYGENPNRMQHYYQFQVIMKPSPPNLQDLYLKSLAAIGIDSAVHDIRFVEDDWESPTLGAWGLGWECWCDGMEVSQFTYFQQVAGVECAPVSGELTYGLERLAMYVQGVDRVYDLNFNGREGAEKVTYGDVFLQAEQEYSRHNFEYADTAMLFEQFRMAEDACKKYLAAGWRESSNQKEHLMALPAYDQCIKASHVFNLLDARGVISVTERQSYIMRVRELAKACGEAWVHTEAGRAI; this is translated from the coding sequence ATGGACGCCCTGCCTGACCACATGCGCCCGGAACGTTCGTTCCAGGGCTTCATCCTCGCTCTCCAGCGTTTCTGGGCCGAGCAGGGGTGCGTCATCCTGCAGCCCTATGACATGGAAATGGGCGCCGGCACCTTCCATCCCGCCACCACCTTGCGCGCGCTGGGACCGAAGCCCTGGAACGCGGCCTATGTGCAGCCCTCGCGGCGGCCCAAGGACGGCCGTTACGGGGAAAACCCCAACCGGATGCAGCACTATTACCAGTTCCAGGTGATCATGAAGCCGTCGCCGCCGAACCTTCAGGACCTGTACCTGAAGTCGCTCGCCGCGATCGGCATCGATTCCGCCGTCCATGACATCCGCTTCGTCGAGGACGACTGGGAGAGCCCGACGCTGGGCGCCTGGGGCCTGGGGTGGGAGTGCTGGTGCGACGGCATGGAGGTCAGCCAGTTCACCTATTTCCAGCAGGTCGCCGGTGTCGAATGCGCGCCGGTGTCCGGCGAGCTCACCTACGGGCTCGAGCGTCTCGCGATGTATGTGCAGGGCGTCGACCGCGTCTACGACCTCAACTTCAACGGCCGCGAGGGCGCGGAGAAGGTCACCTATGGCGACGTGTTCCTGCAGGCCGAGCAGGAATATTCGCGGCACAATTTCGAATATGCCGACACTGCGATGCTATTCGAGCAGTTCAGGATGGCGGAGGACGCCTGCAAGAAATATCTCGCCGCCGGCTGGCGCGAGAGCAGCAATCAAAAGGAACATCTGATGGCCTTGCCAGCCTATGACCAGTGCATCAAGGCGAGCCATGTGTTCAACCTGCTCGACGCCCGTGGCGTGATCTCGGTGACCGAGCGGCAGAGCTACATCATGCGCGTGCGCGAGCTGGCGAAGGCCTGCGGCGAGGCGTGGGTCCACACCGAAGCGGGCAGGGCGATCTGA
- the phaZ gene encoding polyhydroxyalkanoate depolymerase encodes MMSMMYQAYQNHMDLTAPWRTGAAAALKYLNMAPRGVSDRMFGRLAAALELISRASLTYTRPPYGIGSVTVGNRDLEVTEEVAYATPFGSLLHFRKVDGPEQPRLLLVAPMSGHFATLLRGTVKTLLQDHDVYITDWHNPRDIPRDEGRFGLEDYTDHLIDFLGRLGPRAHMVAICQPSVSALAAAAIMSEDNHPARPASLTLMAGPIDTRIQPTKVNQFAKSKPIKWFEDNLINYVPVQCKGAFRQVYPGFVQLTAFVSMNLERHIKQHIDLARHLAKGETEKAAVIKTFYDEYFAVMDLPAEFYIETVRDVFQEHLLPQGKLNHRGRPVNPAAIRRMGLMTVEGEKDDICSIGQTLAAQDLCTGVRTYRKVHHMQAGVGHYGVFSGKRWTNEIYPLLRDFVHVNS; translated from the coding sequence ATGATGTCGATGATGTACCAGGCCTATCAGAACCACATGGACCTCACTGCGCCGTGGCGGACCGGGGCCGCGGCGGCGCTGAAATATCTCAACATGGCGCCGCGGGGCGTCTCCGACCGGATGTTCGGCCGGCTCGCGGCGGCGCTCGAGCTGATCTCGCGCGCGAGCCTGACCTACACGCGGCCGCCTTACGGCATCGGCAGCGTGACCGTCGGCAACAGGGATTTGGAGGTGACCGAGGAGGTCGCCTACGCGACGCCGTTCGGCTCGCTGCTGCATTTTCGGAAGGTGGACGGGCCGGAGCAGCCGCGGCTGTTGCTGGTGGCGCCGATGTCCGGCCATTTCGCCACGCTCCTGCGCGGCACCGTGAAGACGCTGCTGCAGGATCACGACGTCTACATCACCGACTGGCACAATCCGCGCGATATCCCGCGCGACGAGGGCCGCTTCGGGCTGGAGGATTACACCGACCACCTGATCGATTTCCTCGGCCGGCTCGGCCCGCGTGCGCATATGGTCGCGATCTGCCAGCCGTCGGTATCGGCGCTGGCGGCGGCCGCGATCATGTCGGAGGACAACCACCCCGCACGCCCGGCGTCGCTGACGCTGATGGCCGGGCCGATCGACACGCGGATCCAGCCGACCAAGGTCAACCAGTTCGCCAAGAGCAAGCCGATCAAGTGGTTCGAGGACAATCTGATCAACTACGTGCCCGTGCAGTGCAAGGGTGCGTTCCGCCAGGTCTATCCCGGCTTCGTGCAACTCACCGCCTTCGTGTCGATGAACCTGGAGCGCCACATCAAGCAGCACATCGACCTCGCGCGCCATCTCGCCAAGGGCGAGACCGAGAAGGCCGCGGTGATCAAGACGTTCTATGACGAGTATTTCGCTGTGATGGACCTGCCGGCGGAGTTCTACATCGAGACGGTGCGCGACGTGTTCCAGGAGCACCTGCTGCCGCAGGGCAAGCTCAACCATCGCGGCCGTCCGGTGAACCCGGCCGCGATCCGGCGCATGGGTCTGATGACGGTGGAAGGCGAGAAGGATGACATCTGCTCGATCGGCCAGACGCTCGCAGCCCAGGACCTCTGCACCGGCGTGCGCACCTATCGCAAGGTGCACCATATGCAGGCCGGCGTCGGGCACTACGGCGTGTTCTCCGGCAAGCGCTGGACCAACGAGATCTACCCGCTGCTGCGGGATTTCGTGCACGTGAATTCGTGA
- a CDS encoding polyprenyl synthetase family protein, which translates to MAVIVPFESPSNASIDGLVGLVAADMERVNATIISRTGSEVTMIPEVANHLISSGGKRLRPMLTLAMAQLSDYSGDGHIKLAAAVEFMHTATLLHDDVVDESELRRGKLSARMLWGNEASVLVGDFLLGQAFRMMVEVGSLRALDILSAAAATIAEGEVMQLAAAKNTATTEDEYLAVIRGKTAELFAAACEVGPVIANRPKAEQTACRSVGMNLGIAFQLVDDVLDYGGKSAKLGKNVGDDFREGKITLPVVFAFRRGNDSERKFWIRALERGEISANDLDHAIGLMTKHRALEDTISRAQHYGAMAVDALALFPSSPMKTALEGVVAFCLARSH; encoded by the coding sequence GTGGCGGTTATTGTACCCTTTGAAAGCCCGTCCAATGCTTCGATCGACGGGCTGGTGGGGCTTGTCGCCGCCGACATGGAGCGCGTCAACGCGACGATCATTTCGCGGACCGGCTCCGAGGTCACCATGATCCCCGAGGTCGCCAATCATCTGATCTCCTCCGGGGGAAAACGGCTGCGCCCGATGCTCACCTTGGCGATGGCCCAGCTCTCCGACTATTCCGGCGACGGCCATATCAAGCTCGCCGCCGCAGTCGAATTCATGCACACCGCGACGCTGCTGCATGACGACGTGGTCGACGAGAGCGAACTGCGCCGCGGCAAGCTCTCGGCCCGCATGCTGTGGGGCAACGAGGCGAGCGTGCTGGTCGGCGACTTCCTGCTCGGCCAGGCCTTCCGCATGATGGTCGAGGTCGGCTCGCTGCGCGCGCTCGACATTCTGTCGGCCGCCGCCGCCACCATCGCCGAGGGCGAGGTGATGCAGCTTGCGGCGGCCAAGAACACCGCGACCACCGAGGACGAATATCTCGCCGTGATCAGGGGCAAGACCGCCGAGCTGTTCGCCGCGGCCTGCGAGGTCGGCCCCGTGATCGCCAACCGGCCCAAGGCAGAGCAGACCGCCTGCCGCTCGGTCGGCATGAATCTCGGCATCGCCTTCCAGCTCGTCGACGACGTGCTCGACTATGGCGGCAAGTCCGCCAAGCTCGGCAAGAATGTCGGCGACGATTTCCGCGAGGGCAAGATCACGCTGCCGGTGGTGTTCGCCTTCCGTCGCGGCAATGACTCCGAGCGCAAGTTCTGGATTCGCGCGCTCGAGCGCGGCGAGATCAGTGCGAACGATCTCGATCACGCGATCGGCCTGATGACCAAGCACCGCGCCCTCGAAGACACGATCAGCCGCGCCCAGCATTACGGCGCGATGGCCGTCGACGCGCTGGCGCTGTTCCCCTCCTCGCCGATGAAGACGGCGCTGGAAGGGGTGGTCGCGTTCTGCCTTGCGCGCTCGCATTGA
- a CDS encoding cupin domain-containing protein: MNQHAVVGKFSHVKPGDTEFKGGGLRDFFLYRDLGIADATGGQVICHLVKANPGMPPEQGTGWHKHLCDFQIVIMTKGWARFMYEDKETLVEAGDVVHQRPGITHYLFDYSKDMEYLEIVSPADFKTVDVAPATETVPPITPWT; encoded by the coding sequence ATGAACCAGCACGCCGTCGTCGGCAAATTCTCCCACGTCAAACCCGGTGACACCGAGTTCAAGGGAGGCGGTCTGCGCGACTTCTTCCTGTATCGCGACCTCGGCATCGCCGACGCCACCGGCGGGCAGGTGATCTGCCATCTGGTCAAGGCCAATCCCGGCATGCCGCCGGAGCAGGGCACCGGCTGGCACAAGCACCTCTGCGATTTTCAGATCGTCATCATGACCAAGGGCTGGGCGCGCTTCATGTACGAGGACAAGGAGACGCTGGTTGAGGCCGGCGACGTCGTGCATCAGCGGCCCGGTATCACCCACTATCTGTTCGATTACTCGAAGGACATGGAATATCTCGAAATCGTCAGCCCTGCCGATTTCAAGACCGTGGACGTGGCGCCGGCGACCGAAACGGTCCCGCCGATCACGCCCTGGACGTGA
- a CDS encoding mandelate racemase/muconate lactonizing enzyme family protein: MKITDVRAHHIRIPYDAGPASFRQGASAISALDMVIVEISTDAGLTGWGDAFAYVCPRTSCAAVTEMIAPQARGLEVPDAAGIPAVMEQIQRNLHLFGRYGITMFAISALDIALWDLAGKVQRAPLHQLIGGAKRNAIPAYASLMRIGNAGHIASECKKAIKSGYSAIKLHETTIPAVTAAREAIGPDVPLMVDMNCPLDGPAAIQFARDCQQAAPMFLEEPIWPPEDFATLAEVRKEGRLDIAAGENACTVYQFRQMMTAGAVSHAQPSVIKVGGVTEFLKVAVLADEFGVKVIPHSPYFGPGFLATLHLMAIRDEGLIEVFFMKRAACLWGDRIDVDTSGHVAVPQDPGLGYEPDRDVMEKYRVA; this comes from the coding sequence ATGAAAATCACCGACGTCCGCGCCCACCATATCCGCATCCCCTATGACGCCGGCCCCGCGAGCTTCCGCCAGGGCGCTTCGGCGATCTCCGCGCTCGACATGGTGATCGTTGAGATTTCGACCGATGCCGGCCTCACCGGCTGGGGCGATGCCTTCGCCTATGTCTGCCCGCGGACGAGCTGCGCGGCGGTGACCGAGATGATCGCGCCGCAGGCGCGCGGCCTCGAGGTTCCCGACGCCGCGGGCATTCCCGCGGTCATGGAGCAGATCCAGCGCAACCTGCATCTGTTCGGCCGTTACGGCATCACGATGTTTGCGATCTCGGCGCTCGACATCGCGCTGTGGGATCTCGCCGGCAAGGTGCAGCGCGCGCCATTGCATCAACTGATCGGCGGCGCGAAGCGCAACGCGATTCCGGCCTATGCCAGCCTGATGCGGATCGGCAACGCCGGGCACATCGCATCCGAGTGCAAGAAGGCGATCAAATCAGGCTATTCGGCAATCAAGCTGCACGAGACCACGATCCCGGCCGTTACGGCCGCGCGTGAGGCGATCGGCCCCGACGTGCCGCTGATGGTCGACATGAACTGCCCGCTGGACGGACCGGCGGCGATTCAATTTGCCCGGGATTGCCAGCAGGCGGCGCCGATGTTCCTGGAGGAGCCGATCTGGCCGCCGGAGGATTTCGCGACGCTTGCGGAAGTGCGCAAGGAGGGCCGGCTCGATATCGCAGCCGGGGAGAATGCCTGCACGGTGTATCAATTCCGCCAGATGATGACGGCCGGCGCGGTCAGCCACGCGCAGCCGTCGGTGATCAAGGTCGGCGGCGTTACCGAATTCCTGAAGGTCGCGGTGCTCGCCGACGAGTTCGGCGTCAAGGTGATTCCGCATTCGCCCTATTTCGGGCCCGGCTTCCTCGCAACGTTGCATCTGATGGCGATCCGCGACGAAGGCCTGATCGAGGTGTTCTTCATGAAACGCGCCGCCTGCCTGTGGGGCGACCGCATCGATGTCGATACCAGCGGCCATGTCGCCGTGCCGCAAGACCCCGGGCTTGGCTACGAGCCGGATCGCGACGTGATGGAGAAGTATCGGGTGGCGTGA
- a CDS encoding AraC family transcriptional regulator, protein MNPAQKALWYIESHLGAPLTLDEIAGVAGVSRFHLVRAFAEATGFSVMRYVRARRLSEAARQLAAGAPDILSLALDADYGSHEAFTRAFRDHFGVTPETVRTATCLKTLKLQEPITMISTALDHIDPPRIATGKAFLVAGIGERYNHANGSTAGIPNQWQEFHLQSANIPRQVGKVAYGVCCNGDDAGNFDYIAGVEVADFSDLPREFAHVRIPEQKYVVFTHSDHISTIRRTVNTIWNRWLPQSGMKVADAPNFERYDENFDASTGNGGLEIWVPVRE, encoded by the coding sequence ATGAATCCAGCCCAGAAGGCGCTCTGGTACATCGAAAGCCATCTCGGCGCGCCGCTGACGCTCGACGAGATTGCCGGCGTCGCCGGCGTGTCGCGCTTCCATCTGGTGCGGGCGTTTGCGGAGGCGACCGGGTTCTCGGTGATGCGTTATGTGCGGGCCCGCCGTCTCAGCGAGGCCGCGCGCCAGCTCGCCGCCGGTGCGCCCGATATCCTCAGCCTCGCGCTGGATGCGGATTACGGCTCCCACGAAGCATTCACCCGCGCGTTCCGCGACCATTTCGGCGTCACGCCCGAGACGGTGCGCACGGCGACGTGCCTGAAGACGCTCAAGCTCCAGGAGCCGATCACCATGATCTCGACAGCCCTCGATCACATCGATCCACCGCGCATCGCGACCGGCAAGGCGTTCCTCGTCGCCGGCATCGGCGAGCGCTACAATCACGCCAACGGCAGCACGGCCGGGATCCCGAACCAGTGGCAAGAGTTTCACCTGCAATCCGCCAACATTCCCCGCCAGGTCGGCAAGGTGGCGTATGGCGTCTGCTGCAACGGCGACGATGCCGGAAATTTTGACTACATCGCCGGTGTCGAGGTCGCGGATTTCTCCGACCTGCCGCGCGAATTCGCGCATGTCCGCATCCCCGAGCAGAAATATGTCGTGTTCACCCACAGCGATCACATCTCGACCATCCGCCGCACCGTCAACACGATCTGGAATCGCTGGCTGCCGCAGTCCGGCATGAAAGTCGCGGACGCGCCCAACTTCGAGCGCTATGACGAAAACTTCGATGCGTCGACCGGCAATGGCGGATTGGAGATCTGGGTGCCGGTGAGGGAGTAG
- a CDS encoding ABC transporter substrate-binding protein — MMHHRRLSYARIAALAGCLVLAASAANAQKKYDPGVTDTEIKIGNIMPYSGPASAYATIGKTEAAYFKKLNSEGGINGRKINFISYDDGYSPPKMVEQARKLVESDEALLIFNPLGTPGNTAIQKYMNAKKVPQLFVSTGAAKWNDPKNFPWTMGWQPSYQVEARIYAKYILQHYPGKTIGVLYQNDDFGKDYLIGLHDGLGDQAKKLIVVESAYETTSPTVDSQVVQIKGANPDIFVNIATPKFAAQAIKKVAELDWHPVQFLTNVSGSIGGVMKPAGYEASQGVLSTAYLKDPKDAEWKNDPAMTEWRAFMAKWYPEGDLDDAATVFGYGVAKGLEQVLRQCGDNLTRENVMKQAASLNFEIGIYLPGTKIKTGPDDYAPIEQLQMMRFKGESWERFGPIMSGGKES; from the coding sequence ATGATGCACCATCGACGCTTGAGCTATGCCCGAATCGCCGCGCTTGCGGGATGTCTCGTACTGGCCGCAAGCGCGGCCAACGCACAGAAGAAATACGATCCGGGCGTGACCGACACCGAGATCAAGATCGGCAATATCATGCCCTATTCCGGCCCGGCCTCGGCCTACGCCACCATCGGCAAGACCGAGGCGGCCTATTTCAAGAAGCTCAACAGCGAAGGCGGCATCAACGGCCGCAAGATCAACTTCATCTCTTACGACGACGGCTACAGCCCGCCGAAAATGGTCGAGCAGGCCCGCAAGCTCGTCGAGAGCGACGAGGCGCTGCTGATCTTCAATCCGCTGGGCACGCCGGGCAACACGGCGATCCAGAAATATATGAACGCCAAGAAGGTGCCGCAGCTGTTCGTCTCGACCGGCGCCGCCAAGTGGAACGACCCGAAGAACTTTCCGTGGACCATGGGCTGGCAGCCGAGCTACCAGGTGGAGGCGCGCATCTACGCCAAATACATCCTGCAGCATTACCCCGGCAAGACGATCGGGGTGCTCTACCAGAACGACGATTTCGGCAAGGACTACCTGATCGGCCTGCATGACGGTCTCGGCGATCAGGCCAAGAAGCTGATCGTGGTCGAATCCGCCTATGAGACGACGTCGCCGACGGTGGATTCCCAGGTGGTGCAGATCAAGGGCGCCAATCCCGACATCTTCGTCAACATCGCGACCCCGAAATTCGCGGCGCAGGCGATCAAGAAGGTCGCCGAGCTGGACTGGCATCCGGTGCAGTTCCTAACCAACGTGTCAGGCTCGATCGGCGGCGTAATGAAGCCGGCCGGCTATGAGGCGAGCCAGGGCGTGCTGTCCACGGCATATCTCAAGGATCCCAAGGACGCCGAGTGGAAGAACGATCCGGCGATGACCGAGTGGCGCGCCTTCATGGCCAAGTGGTACCCCGAAGGCGACCTCGACGATGCCGCGACCGTATTCGGCTACGGCGTCGCCAAGGGCCTCGAGCAGGTGCTGCGGCAATGCGGCGACAACCTCACGCGCGAGAACGTGATGAAGCAGGCCGCCAGCCTGAACTTCGAGATCGGCATCTATTTGCCTGGCACGAAGATCAAGACCGGGCCTGACGACTACGCTCCGATCGAGCAGCTTCAGATGATGCGCTTCAAGGGCGAGAGCTGGGAGCGGTTCGGCCCGATCATGAGCGGCGGGAAGGAGTCGTAA
- a CDS encoding DUF2007 domain-containing protein, translated as MRELVRTNDMVLVSAVGALLDSANIHHLVLDQNMSIIEGSLGVLPRRILVHEDDNHQARQLLTEAGLGHELRTDE; from the coding sequence TTGCGGGAATTGGTTCGAACCAACGACATGGTGCTGGTTTCCGCGGTCGGCGCGCTGCTCGACAGCGCTAACATCCATCACCTGGTGCTCGACCAGAACATGAGCATCATCGAGGGCTCGCTCGGCGTGCTGCCACGCCGGATCCTGGTGCATGAGGACGACAACCACCAGGCGCGCCAGCTTCTGACCGAGGCCGGCCTTGGCCATGAATTGCGGACCGATGAGTAG
- a CDS encoding S49 family peptidase — translation MSEQTSDRAAKPGLVERMQDILPARFRRGVAVVPVVRLSGVIGAVTPLRPGMTLAGVAKLLERAFGTRNAKAVALVINSPGGSPVQSRQIYLRIRQLAAEKKLPVLVFVEDVAASGGYMIACAGDEIYCDPSSILGSIGVVGGSFGLEGLIKKIGVERRLYTAGSHKAMLDPFLPENPDDVARLKAIQREIHAIFIALVRQSRGGRLNGADDVLFTGEYWAGETAVGLGLADGIGDLRSTLRARYGDKVLTPVIAPASGMLSGLLGRRAPGAGALAGLDGFGGLPEELISALETRAIWARFGF, via the coding sequence ATGAGTGAACAAACAAGTGATCGCGCAGCGAAGCCGGGACTGGTCGAGCGGATGCAGGACATCCTTCCGGCGCGGTTCAGGCGCGGCGTGGCCGTCGTGCCGGTGGTGCGGCTATCCGGCGTGATCGGCGCGGTGACCCCGCTGCGGCCAGGCATGACGCTCGCCGGCGTCGCCAAGCTGCTGGAGCGCGCCTTCGGCACTCGGAATGCCAAGGCGGTGGCGCTGGTGATTAACTCGCCGGGCGGCTCGCCGGTGCAGTCCCGGCAGATCTACCTGCGCATCCGCCAATTGGCCGCGGAGAAGAAGCTGCCGGTGCTGGTGTTCGTCGAGGATGTCGCGGCTTCCGGCGGCTACATGATCGCCTGCGCGGGCGACGAGATCTATTGCGACCCGTCCTCGATCCTGGGTTCGATCGGCGTGGTCGGTGGCAGCTTCGGCCTGGAGGGATTGATCAAGAAGATCGGGGTGGAGCGGCGGCTCTACACAGCGGGCAGCCACAAGGCGATGCTCGATCCGTTCCTGCCCGAGAACCCCGACGATGTGGCCCGGCTCAAGGCGATCCAGCGCGAGATCCACGCGATCTTCATCGCGCTGGTCAGGCAGAGCCGCGGCGGCCGCCTGAACGGCGCCGACGACGTGCTGTTCACCGGCGAGTACTGGGCGGGCGAGACCGCAGTTGGCCTGGGGCTCGCGGACGGTATCGGCGATCTCCGCTCGACGCTGCGTGCCCGCTACGGCGACAAGGTGCTGACGCCGGTGATCGCGCCCGCAAGCGGCATGCTGTCAGGGCTGCTCGGTCGCCGGGCCCCCGGGGCGGGGGCGCTGGCCGGGCTCGACGGATTCGGCGGCTTGCCGGAGGAACTGATCTCGGCGCTGGAAACCAGGGCGATTTGGGCCCGATTCGGGTTCTGA
- a CDS encoding methyltransferase — MSSPATDVTEDGFLGGQLRLRQPRSGHRAGHDAILLAAATPARSGDRVVDLGSGVGAAGLAVARRISGIDLALVEIDPTLAELARNNASANAIMADVVVLDVEAEASTFAAAGLGPDSADVVLMNPPFNDPARHRASPDSVRERAHVATTTTLESWVHVARRILKSNGRLAMIWRADGIAEVLGALGRGFGSVEILPVHADATSPAIRILVRATKGGRAPTRLHAALLLNDQSGMPNKWVQGILAGKEGLPMARP, encoded by the coding sequence ATGAGTAGTCCGGCCACTGATGTCACCGAGGATGGATTCCTCGGCGGGCAATTGCGGTTGCGGCAGCCGCGCAGCGGTCATCGCGCCGGCCATGACGCGATCCTGCTCGCCGCGGCCACGCCGGCGCGGTCGGGCGATCGCGTCGTCGATCTCGGTTCCGGCGTCGGCGCGGCGGGGCTGGCCGTGGCACGACGGATCAGCGGAATCGATCTCGCACTGGTCGAAATCGACCCAACCCTGGCTGAGCTCGCGCGGAATAATGCCAGCGCCAACGCGATCATGGCCGACGTGGTCGTGCTCGATGTCGAGGCCGAGGCGTCGACGTTCGCCGCAGCCGGGCTCGGGCCCGATAGTGCCGATGTCGTGCTGATGAATCCGCCCTTCAACGATCCGGCCAGGCATCGCGCCTCGCCGGACAGCGTGCGGGAGCGCGCCCATGTCGCGACCACGACGACGCTGGAGAGCTGGGTTCATGTCGCGCGGCGGATTCTCAAGTCGAACGGGCGGCTTGCGATGATCTGGCGGGCCGACGGGATCGCCGAGGTTTTGGGCGCGCTCGGTCGCGGCTTTGGCAGCGTCGAGATCCTGCCCGTTCACGCCGACGCGACGTCACCGGCGATCCGCATCCTGGTTCGCGCCACCAAGGGCGGACGGGCACCGACGCGGCTCCATGCCGCGCTGCTGCTCAATGATCAATCAGGCATGCCCAACAAATGGGTGCAGGGAATTTTGGCTGGAAAGGAAGGATTGCCGATGGCGCGGCCGTAA
- a CDS encoding glutathione S-transferase family protein: protein MAKATLTISSKNYSSWSLRGWLLAKFAGLDFEEIVTAPDDPMTRAELLLLSSSILVPCLRHEGATVWDTLAIAEYLNEIMPDAGLLPENRIQRAHCRSISGEIHSGFTTLRSSLPVNLKGHFPGFKIWSRAQADIDRICSIWHDCLGQSGGPFLFGARRTMADAMYAPVVTRFMTYDVKLDSGLVAYAGTIMTMPEMAEWIEAAKAEPADVEELEVEY, encoded by the coding sequence ATGGCGAAGGCGACACTCACCATCAGCAGCAAGAACTATTCGTCCTGGTCGCTGCGCGGCTGGCTGCTGGCGAAGTTCGCGGGGCTGGACTTCGAGGAGATCGTCACCGCGCCCGACGACCCCATGACCCGGGCCGAACTGCTGTTGCTGTCGTCCTCGATCCTGGTGCCCTGCCTGCGCCATGAGGGCGCGACGGTGTGGGATACGCTGGCGATCGCCGAATATCTCAACGAGATCATGCCGGATGCCGGGCTATTGCCGGAGAATCGGATCCAGCGCGCGCATTGCCGCTCGATCTCGGGCGAGATCCATTCCGGGTTCACGACGCTGAGATCCTCATTGCCGGTCAATCTCAAGGGGCACTTTCCCGGCTTCAAGATCTGGTCGCGTGCGCAGGCCGACATCGACCGGATCTGCAGCATCTGGCACGATTGCCTTGGCCAATCCGGCGGGCCGTTCCTGTTCGGCGCGCGCCGCACCATGGCGGATGCGATGTATGCGCCCGTCGTCACCCGCTTCATGACCTATGACGTGAAGCTCGACAGTGGGCTTGTGGCCTATGCCGGCACCATCATGACGATGCCCGAGATGGCCGAATGGATCGAGGCGGCGAAGGCCGAGCCGGCCGACGTCGAGGAGCTCGAGGTCGAATATTAG